CTATGACGATTGCTCTTGGCTTGGTTTGTTTATGATTGATTCGTCACGGCAGCGAGGTGGTTTGGGTGGACAGGCATTGGAAGCGTTTGAGCAGCAGCTGCGCAATCGTGGGATCGGCATGCTGCGACTGGCAGTTGTTGTGGATAATGAACCGGCGCATGCCTTTTGGAAAAAGCATCATTTTCACTATGTTCGTTCGACAACCACCCATGCACAACTGGATGTTATCATCTATGAAAAGCAGCTTCAGCCCTAGTATGTTCA
The DNA window shown above is from Paenibacillus sp. JQZ6Y-1 and carries:
- a CDS encoding GNAT family N-acetyltransferase encodes the protein MAILFHYSGPSSLDDELRIINSNPFYNQITKGKEQLERAEVEQEVAEASQLGAERYVMIQETHIIGIVEFLPLNPYDDCSWLGLFMIDSSRQRGGLGGQALEAFEQQLRNRGIGMLRLAVVVDNEPAHAFWKKHHFHYVRSTTTHAQLDVIIYEKQLQP